From a region of the Haematobia irritans isolate KBUSLIRL chromosome 4, ASM5000362v1, whole genome shotgun sequence genome:
- the LOC142235418 gene encoding uncharacterized protein LOC142235418 has product MLSVAERQCCTISRENVNIRQKINPWMTESLKSLIAYKRNLLSLRRKNKNNRDLHECLKRVSKVIKVCGRRLMDNFYERKINSFNGDRRKVWAFLNEQIGNKKCQTIDILDENNVLLTSDEDKASKLNNYFHKIIQNTRDSIPSFSNDDINMFNSLSPADTLFTLDCVSNDTFREALDDMKSNKAPGFDRITPKMLATRKDKVANMLTVIFNKMIRECYYPNGLKLHKIVPIPKETGNNKIENFRPVSVLPTVDKLIERVLFEQLSEYLEVNKLLFDRQYGFKRNTGTDEAVASVVECICRGLVAVIACINVGGVWRTLYPFESIIDLFVPLRGTKQIEAEMSQ; this is encoded by the exons ATGCTTTCCGTAGCAGAACGACAATGTTGTACCATCTCAAGGGAAAACGTTAATATCAGACAGAAAATTAACCCATGGATGACAGAATCGTTGAAATCTCTAATTGCGTATAAACGTAATCTATTGTCTCTAAGAAGGAAGAATAAGAATAACAGAGATTTACACGAATGTCTGAAACGAGTAAGCAAGGTAATTAAAGTATGCGGTAGGAGATTAATGGATAATTTCTATGAGCGGAAAATTAACAGCTTTAATGGGGATCGGAGAAAGGTGTGGGCTTTTCTGAATGAGCAAATCGGGAATAAGAAATGTCAGACTATTGATATACTTGATGAGAATAATGTGCTCTTGACTTCTGATGAGGATAAAGCTAGTAAACTTAACaactattttcataaaataattcaGAATACGAGAGATAGCATACCGAGTTTTAGTAATGATGATATCAATATGTTTAATTCCCTGTCACCTGCGGACACTCTCTTCACATTAGATTGTGTTTCTAACGATACATTTAGAGAGGCACTGGATGATATGAAATCAAATAAAGCCCCAGGATTTGATAGGATTACACCGAAAATGTTGGCTACAAGGAAGGATAAGGTCGCAAATATGCTCACTGtgatatttaataaaatgattCGGGAATGTTATTACCCCAATGGTTTGAAATTACACAAAATTGTTCCGATTCCAAAAGAGACTGGTaacaacaaaattgaaaattttagacctgTTTCTGTTTTGCCAACTGTtgacaaattaattgaaagggTTTTATTCGAGCAACTCTCTGAATACCTTGAGGTTAACAAACTACTTTTTGACCGTCAGTATGGATTTAAGAGAAATACGGGAACAGATGAGGCAGTTGCAAGTGTAGTAGAGTGTATATGTAGAGGATTGGTCGCAG TTATTGCTTGTATTAATGTTGGCGGTGTGTGGAGAACACTTTACCCTTTTGAAAGCATCATCGATCTTTTTGTGCCTCTACGAGGCACTAAACAAATAGAAGCAGAAATGTCACAATAA